A portion of the Microlunatus phosphovorus NM-1 genome contains these proteins:
- a CDS encoding TIR domain-containing protein — protein sequence MTAFISHSFSNKAEFRNVADFLTQVNVPYWEPTSIRSGEGLRNQLRSTIRECSVCVFIATHDSVNSAWCGAELGAFWGAGIKIVTYVADSSLQPDDLPPVVQGDVWERELRRVAETARRIHDSARPRAGTDPAPQTPLTNLTAMELTSLIASAVSLSRAQEQSPAGTGAPMAADILADRVIRAADAAHSTSRGAPAGQPDSLLWVDDRPENNIHERRMFESLGLAVELALSTDEAMARLENNRYGVIISDMGRKEGAREGYRLLAEVRRAGIGTPYFIYAASGSEAHRREALSRGAQGSTNRPTDLIEMVTDALGRSAR from the coding sequence GTGACAGCTTTCATCAGTCATTCCTTCAGCAACAAAGCAGAGTTCAGAAACGTTGCCGATTTTCTGACTCAGGTCAACGTCCCGTACTGGGAACCCACCAGTATTCGCTCCGGCGAGGGCCTGCGCAATCAACTCAGAAGCACCATTCGCGAATGCTCGGTGTGTGTCTTCATCGCGACTCATGACTCGGTGAATTCTGCCTGGTGCGGAGCCGAGCTGGGGGCTTTCTGGGGCGCCGGCATCAAAATCGTCACCTACGTCGCCGATTCCTCCCTCCAACCAGACGATCTGCCGCCGGTCGTTCAGGGTGATGTGTGGGAGCGCGAGCTTCGCCGCGTGGCGGAGACAGCCAGACGCATCCATGACTCCGCCAGACCTCGAGCTGGGACTGATCCGGCACCGCAAACCCCGCTCACGAACCTGACCGCGATGGAGCTGACCTCGCTGATCGCGAGCGCCGTGTCGCTGAGCCGTGCTCAAGAGCAGAGTCCGGCAGGCACCGGCGCACCGATGGCAGCCGACATCCTGGCCGACCGGGTGATCCGGGCAGCTGATGCAGCACACAGCACCAGCCGAGGAGCGCCGGCTGGTCAGCCAGATTCCTTGCTCTGGGTCGACGATCGGCCGGAGAACAACATCCACGAAAGGAGAATGTTCGAATCACTTGGTCTGGCGGTCGAGCTGGCCTTGTCCACCGACGAAGCCATGGCTCGCCTGGAGAACAACCGCTATGGCGTGATCATCTCCGATATGGGCCGCAAGGAGGGCGCCCGCGAGGGCTATAGGTTGCTCGCGGAAGTACGGCGGGCAGGCATAGGCACTCCCTACTTCATCTACGCCGCCTCGGGCTCCGAAGCCCATCGCCGCGAGGCATTGTCGAGGGGCGCTCAAGGATCGACCAATAGACCAACTGACCTGATAGAGATGGTGACGGACGCCCTGGGTCGGTCAGCACGTTGA
- a CDS encoding patatin-like phospholipase family protein, translating into MSGHRTDDPGRPRPRFPEDRVPQVRKRIAWELSQLDVGPSWTILTGGARGADLIAAEEALRLGARVELCLALEPEDFLNRSVRDGANGSVWEQSFAYVRDHATVEVLPGDAGDARGSQIFARANDWMIAKLAAAPEAHALLIWDGVVATGGGTGNAAQQALKTVREKSGTFTIIDPTPRAYAARQRGPGPKKILTLTGGGLRGVISLEILAEIESQLRDTLGQPDLVLADYFDYLAGTSTGAIIATGLALGKSVDEIRTRYHQLGKLAFRRSLASVPYLSRFGASGITEQLEEFFGTDLTLGDPRLRTLLLLVLHRIDSDSAWLLSNCTQAKYNRTDRLITEGGADRNLDLPLVKLVRGSTAAPTYFPPETVQVGQQRVRFQDGGVTAFNNPALIAAVMATVPAYGLGWPTGNRDLLVVSVGTGVRAQAGPERSWQPLESLANLGRLPSVLMNGSAFSQDLLCRVIGDCRFGPELDREVGKLTGQLFPAHDLDAWEQQQELSQQVGIPAIGQYFSYVHYDSDLGPDGLTAAGIADQDWPAVTAMDNYRQIDNWQKLGTLAAQDVAVGKHFSGFLPPRPSGEAA; encoded by the coding sequence GTGAGCGGTCACCGCACCGACGATCCGGGACGGCCACGGCCACGGTTCCCCGAAGACCGGGTGCCGCAGGTCCGCAAACGGATTGCGTGGGAGCTCAGTCAGCTGGACGTCGGGCCTTCGTGGACCATCCTGACCGGCGGCGCCCGAGGCGCTGACCTGATCGCTGCAGAGGAAGCACTGCGGCTGGGAGCCCGGGTCGAGCTGTGCCTGGCGCTCGAGCCGGAGGATTTCCTCAACCGCTCCGTCCGCGACGGGGCGAACGGCAGCGTGTGGGAGCAGAGCTTCGCCTACGTCCGCGACCACGCGACGGTCGAGGTGCTGCCGGGTGACGCAGGCGACGCTCGCGGCTCCCAGATCTTCGCCCGGGCAAACGACTGGATGATCGCCAAGCTGGCGGCGGCGCCCGAGGCACACGCCCTGCTGATCTGGGACGGCGTGGTGGCCACGGGAGGCGGCACCGGCAATGCCGCCCAGCAGGCGTTGAAGACCGTTCGGGAGAAGTCCGGGACCTTCACGATCATCGATCCCACCCCTCGGGCGTACGCAGCGCGCCAGCGCGGACCCGGTCCGAAGAAGATCCTGACCCTCACCGGCGGCGGCCTGCGAGGAGTGATCAGCCTGGAGATCCTGGCCGAGATCGAGTCCCAGCTCCGCGACACGCTCGGCCAACCCGACCTGGTGCTGGCGGACTATTTCGACTACCTGGCCGGCACCAGCACTGGCGCCATCATCGCGACCGGGCTTGCGCTCGGGAAATCGGTGGACGAGATCCGCACCCGCTATCACCAGCTCGGCAAGCTCGCCTTCCGGCGCAGCCTCGCTTCCGTGCCCTATCTGTCGCGGTTCGGGGCCAGCGGCATCACCGAGCAGCTCGAGGAGTTCTTCGGCACCGACCTCACCCTGGGCGACCCACGCCTTCGTACGCTGCTGCTGCTGGTGCTGCATCGCATCGACTCCGATTCAGCCTGGCTGCTGAGCAACTGCACCCAGGCCAAATACAACCGGACCGACCGGCTGATCACCGAAGGCGGCGCGGACCGCAACCTCGACCTGCCCTTGGTGAAACTGGTCCGGGGCAGCACCGCGGCGCCCACCTATTTCCCGCCGGAGACCGTCCAGGTCGGGCAGCAGCGGGTCCGCTTCCAGGACGGTGGTGTGACTGCGTTCAACAACCCGGCGCTGATCGCCGCGGTGATGGCCACCGTGCCCGCGTACGGGCTCGGCTGGCCGACCGGCAATCGTGACCTGCTGGTGGTCTCGGTCGGCACCGGCGTACGCGCTCAGGCCGGTCCAGAGCGGTCCTGGCAGCCGCTGGAATCCCTGGCGAATCTCGGCAGACTGCCCTCGGTCTTGATGAACGGCAGCGCGTTCAGCCAGGACCTGCTGTGTCGGGTGATCGGTGACTGCCGCTTCGGACCTGAGCTCGACCGCGAGGTGGGCAAGCTGACCGGGCAGCTCTTTCCGGCGCACGACCTGGACGCCTGGGAGCAACAGCAGGAACTCAGCCAGCAGGTCGGCATCCCCGCCATCGGCCAGTACTTCAGCTATGTCCACTATGACAGCGACCTCGGTCCGGACGGCCTGACAGCGGCCGGCATCGCCGACCAGGACTGGCCGGCGGTCACCGCCATGGACAACTATCGCCAGATCGACAACTGGCAGAAACTAGGCACCCTGGCCGCCCAGGATGTCGCGGTGGGTAAGCATTTCAGTGGCTTCCTGCCGCCCAGACCTTCCGGGGAGGCAGCGTGA
- a CDS encoding DUF4231 domain-containing protein: protein MRAFVVRSFGTKKGIDFDRVHRELIGPALDRIGAGGGTTGEVIEAGNIREDMFEQLISADLVVADVSIHNANVFYELGIRHAVRDRATVLIRASVDEVPFDLRTDRYLSYDPAAPGEAKEQLVRALNATLMGERIDSPVFSLLGRFVATNHSALIAVPRTFQEDVASATSSGRAGALRLIAEEVDGLRFEEPALRLVATALQRVGDNHGARPVWERLRAFRVDDLEANEALANIYRRLGDGSGADDLAVASDQAIDRALSNHSVKNRPLAELSALRGSLSKLRWEAQWRQVPQDQQDREALRSRELDAALRLYSRGFKEDLNHYYSGLNALALVEIAVALADRFPDEWRYHATSDEVADLRLKELRQDSTMLRVSVGAAIEATRQRLDRDSAVDPWLGVSFAELLLLRGEDPERVANAYATLASPVFGPSERASIRRQLDIYRDLKVHTEQVERVFQRNNALLNQTQQKQTHPIVFVGDIVDNNRIPTPWFPADKVDAAKAAIKERVQEVLDAGTANGDQFIGIAGVSDGGDLLFHEVCHELEIPTDVMLPLPKRDYLATVQADHASGWVGRYHQVLSAAAHVHVLSRTAQLPPWLVERPSYSPWQRQNRWMLHHAWAIPGVERVTAVAIPGDVGEDPGDGGDSTGTQGLGRAEVPPINTSELFKIASLSSAQPPAASEAVEPDGVAGAASPEDPDADLLPLWKAQQEFSAVASSLGQRIRRARLLNLVLLVTGAILGATSALSWLTGSPSRVLSLIAALALATAGFIQAYALKKDQTETWIAARVTSESLKADVFRFLVRVAPYTGTDRVELLNQALAEVQEKQSILQADHGNPTAADRQLPRVHDFTTYVSVRAQKQADWHRTRARAYGRTNRQLRRLQLLVTFIGMLLTGIATVQPMPVLSSWTAAATTIAAALGAHLAGRQYRRLAITFGNTALRLEEVITTAGTVARSPEGQAQFVDQVEGILAAQNGSWPESLRAQ from the coding sequence ATGAGAGCTTTCGTTGTTCGATCCTTCGGCACCAAGAAAGGCATCGACTTCGATCGGGTTCACCGCGAGTTGATCGGGCCGGCACTGGACCGGATAGGTGCGGGCGGTGGTACGACCGGCGAGGTCATCGAAGCCGGCAACATTCGCGAGGACATGTTCGAGCAGCTCATCTCGGCGGATCTCGTGGTGGCAGATGTTTCCATCCACAACGCGAACGTCTTCTACGAGTTGGGCATTCGACATGCGGTCCGGGATCGCGCGACCGTGCTGATCCGCGCCTCCGTCGACGAGGTTCCGTTCGACCTGCGCACCGACCGGTATCTGTCCTACGACCCGGCCGCACCCGGTGAGGCGAAAGAACAGCTGGTTCGAGCGTTGAACGCCACCTTGATGGGTGAGCGGATCGACAGCCCAGTCTTCTCCCTGCTCGGGCGTTTCGTGGCCACCAACCATTCGGCGCTCATCGCCGTGCCCCGGACCTTCCAAGAAGATGTGGCATCGGCGACCAGCTCCGGCCGCGCCGGGGCACTGCGACTCATCGCCGAGGAGGTCGACGGCCTTCGGTTCGAGGAACCAGCGCTGCGGCTCGTAGCCACGGCACTGCAACGCGTCGGTGACAACCACGGCGCACGGCCCGTCTGGGAACGGCTACGTGCCTTTCGCGTCGACGACCTCGAAGCCAACGAGGCCTTGGCCAACATCTACCGCCGCCTCGGCGATGGATCCGGCGCCGACGATCTCGCTGTCGCCTCCGACCAGGCCATCGATCGGGCGTTGTCGAACCACTCGGTGAAGAACCGTCCCTTGGCCGAGCTGTCGGCGCTGCGCGGCAGCCTCAGCAAGCTTCGCTGGGAGGCCCAGTGGCGGCAGGTGCCCCAAGATCAGCAAGACCGCGAGGCGCTGCGGTCGCGAGAACTGGATGCTGCGCTACGCCTGTACTCCCGCGGATTCAAAGAGGATCTCAACCACTACTACTCCGGCCTCAACGCCTTGGCCCTGGTGGAGATCGCCGTCGCCCTCGCCGACCGATTCCCCGATGAGTGGCGATATCACGCCACCAGCGACGAAGTGGCCGATCTGCGACTCAAGGAGCTACGCCAAGACTCCACGATGCTGCGCGTGTCAGTGGGTGCCGCCATCGAAGCGACTCGTCAACGATTGGACCGAGACTCCGCCGTCGATCCATGGCTCGGTGTCAGCTTTGCGGAGCTCTTGTTGTTGAGAGGCGAGGATCCCGAGCGGGTCGCGAACGCGTACGCGACACTTGCCAGCCCGGTGTTCGGGCCCAGTGAGCGAGCGAGCATTCGCCGCCAGCTGGATATCTACCGGGACCTGAAGGTCCACACCGAGCAGGTGGAACGCGTCTTCCAGCGCAACAACGCGCTGCTCAATCAGACCCAGCAGAAGCAGACGCATCCCATCGTGTTCGTGGGCGACATCGTCGACAACAACCGGATTCCAACACCGTGGTTCCCCGCCGACAAGGTGGACGCGGCCAAGGCCGCGATCAAGGAGAGGGTGCAGGAGGTGCTGGATGCGGGCACGGCCAACGGTGATCAGTTCATCGGCATCGCCGGCGTGTCCGACGGTGGCGACCTGCTCTTCCACGAAGTCTGCCATGAGCTCGAGATCCCGACCGATGTCATGCTCCCGCTCCCCAAACGTGACTACCTGGCCACGGTGCAGGCCGACCACGCCTCCGGCTGGGTCGGCCGCTATCACCAGGTCCTCAGCGCAGCTGCACATGTGCACGTCTTGTCGCGTACCGCTCAGTTGCCGCCGTGGCTTGTGGAGCGACCGAGCTATTCACCTTGGCAGCGTCAGAACCGATGGATGCTGCACCATGCCTGGGCCATACCTGGCGTCGAGCGGGTCACCGCTGTGGCTATTCCAGGAGACGTGGGTGAAGATCCAGGCGATGGCGGCGACTCGACCGGCACCCAAGGACTGGGCAGGGCTGAGGTTCCCCCGATCAACACCTCAGAGCTGTTCAAGATCGCCTCGCTCTCCTCGGCCCAACCACCGGCCGCGTCCGAAGCCGTTGAGCCCGACGGGGTCGCCGGCGCAGCCTCACCCGAGGACCCCGACGCTGACTTGCTGCCGCTCTGGAAAGCCCAGCAGGAGTTCTCGGCCGTCGCCAGCAGCCTCGGCCAACGTATCCGGCGAGCTCGGCTGCTCAACCTCGTCCTCCTCGTCACCGGCGCGATCCTCGGGGCCACGTCCGCGCTGTCCTGGCTCACGGGGAGTCCGTCCCGGGTGCTGTCCTTGATCGCCGCTCTCGCCCTCGCGACCGCCGGATTCATTCAGGCTTACGCACTCAAGAAGGATCAGACCGAGACGTGGATCGCGGCCCGGGTCACGTCGGAGTCGCTGAAGGCGGACGTGTTCCGTTTCCTCGTTCGGGTCGCCCCCTACACCGGCACGGATCGGGTCGAGCTGCTGAACCAGGCGCTGGCCGAGGTCCAGGAGAAGCAGTCCATCCTGCAGGCCGATCACGGCAACCCGACAGCAGCCGACCGACAGCTCCCGCGCGTCCACGACTTCACCACCTACGTCAGCGTGCGAGCTCAAAAGCAAGCCGACTGGCATCGAACGAGGGCGCGGGCGTACGGCCGGACGAACCGACAGCTGCGGAGGCTGCAGCTTCTCGTGACGTTCATCGGCATGCTCCTGACTGGGATAGCCACCGTCCAGCCGATGCCGGTGTTGTCCTCGTGGACGGCGGCGGCCACGACGATCGCTGCGGCGCTCGGCGCCCATCTCGCAGGCCGGCAATACCGCCGGCTGGCCATCACGTTCGGCAACACGGCTCTGCGCCTGGAGGAGGTGATCACCACGGCTGGAACAGTGGCACGATCCCCCGAAGGTCAGGCCCAGTTCGTCGATCAGGTCGAGGGCATCCTCGCCGCCCAGAACGGCAGCTGGCCGGAGTCGCTACGCGCTCAATAG
- a CDS encoding dienelactone hydrolase family protein produces MHLNFTSEPRLADGVIERDFTLGEIPGILWTPESISTPVPLILLGHPGGLTTMHARLAARARRAAADGFAAATIELPGSGGRPKLAAVDEARTDLRRALGAGEPVNPEIIDRLILPLVEQAVPEWQVALDALLTLPEIGGPVGYSGGVISIGVRLALVEPRIAAAGLFAGSFVPRAIFDEARQITIPLHVLLQWDDEWNDRQAALDLFDAFGSREKSLHANMGGHTGVPAHAGEDAAGFFARHLR; encoded by the coding sequence ATGCATCTCAATTTCACTTCCGAGCCGCGTCTGGCCGATGGCGTCATCGAACGCGATTTCACTCTCGGCGAGATTCCGGGCATCTTGTGGACGCCCGAGTCCATCTCGACACCCGTCCCGCTGATCCTGCTCGGCCATCCCGGCGGCCTGACCACGATGCACGCCCGTCTGGCAGCCCGAGCCCGGCGCGCCGCCGCGGACGGCTTCGCTGCAGCGACCATCGAACTGCCCGGAAGCGGGGGCCGACCGAAGCTGGCCGCCGTCGACGAAGCCCGCACCGACCTGCGCCGCGCACTGGGTGCCGGAGAACCAGTCAACCCGGAGATCATCGACCGGCTCATCCTGCCGCTGGTCGAGCAGGCAGTCCCAGAATGGCAGGTCGCCCTGGATGCCCTCCTCACGCTGCCGGAGATCGGCGGCCCGGTCGGGTACTCGGGAGGGGTGATCTCCATCGGCGTACGGCTGGCCCTGGTCGAGCCGCGCATTGCGGCCGCGGGACTGTTCGCCGGGAGTTTTGTGCCCCGCGCCATCTTCGACGAGGCCCGCCAGATCACGATTCCGCTGCACGTCCTGCTGCAATGGGACGACGAGTGGAACGACAGGCAGGCGGCCCTGGACCTGTTCGACGCCTTCGGCTCCCGAGAGAAGAGCCTGCACGCCAACATGGGCGGGCATACCGGCGTCCCGGCGCACGCGGGAGAAGACGCCGCCGGGTTCTTCGCCCGGCATCTGAGGTAA
- a CDS encoding LOG family protein yields the protein MKPALRRVAVFCASSDGTDPKLAEFSYGIGRGLAERGIGLVYGAGSQGLMRQVSQGALDAGGEVIGVIPRSMVDREWGRADITELHVVETMHERKAMMAQYADAFLCLPGGLGTLEEIFEVWSWRQIGFNDDPVCFLNVAGFWTPLLEALDGLVAAGFVRREVLDDLVVAENLDDALAGLGARVSAALESELPAQR from the coding sequence GTGAAACCAGCCCTCCGCCGTGTCGCGGTCTTCTGTGCATCAAGCGACGGGACCGATCCGAAACTCGCCGAGTTCTCGTACGGGATCGGCCGCGGACTCGCCGAACGCGGTATCGGGCTGGTGTACGGAGCCGGCAGCCAGGGACTGATGCGCCAGGTGTCCCAGGGTGCCCTGGATGCCGGCGGCGAGGTGATCGGAGTGATCCCCCGGTCGATGGTCGACCGCGAGTGGGGGCGCGCCGATATCACCGAGCTGCATGTCGTCGAGACCATGCATGAACGCAAGGCGATGATGGCGCAATACGCCGATGCGTTCCTCTGCCTCCCTGGTGGTCTGGGCACGTTGGAGGAGATCTTCGAGGTCTGGAGTTGGCGCCAGATCGGATTCAACGACGACCCCGTCTGCTTCTTGAACGTCGCCGGCTTCTGGACTCCCCTGCTGGAGGCCCTCGACGGCCTGGTGGCCGCAGGATTCGTCCGTCGTGAGGTTCTCGACGACCTCGTGGTCGCCGAGAACCTCGACGATGCACTGGCCGGTCTCGGCGCCCGGGTCAGCGCCGCCCTCGAGAGCGAGCTACCCGCCCAGCGATAG